From a single Prochlorococcus sp. MIT 0603 genomic region:
- a CDS encoding glycosyl transferase → MDFKQDLITTIHQYGVTKDSVENLCNGLNRRPTTILIPCLFEEFKRPALMQTRDVLQNLKGLNELIIALSAKSANEVQEAKAFFSSMPFPVHVQWTNSPAVIELLKRQEKNGLDLLGTPGKGWAVWQGIGLATRNSEVVALFDADIRTFTDSYPIRMLQPLLEPSHGISYVKAFYSRLSLDSNALQGRATRLFVGPLLTSLEQIFGHGGFLQYLQAFRYPLAGEFAFTRDLGMNLRIPCDWGLEIGLLSEVYRNVRISRIAQVDLGLFDHKHKEIGKNPNEGLQRMCSEILTNVLKGLMEHQAQSLTRSQISTLQVLYKRVGQDRVKQFGLDSAVNNIPYDRHEEELAVQKFSKILKPSIVNFLDCPETKQLPCWARVLSCENNLQNDLAEAGVSVKK, encoded by the coding sequence ATGGACTTTAAACAGGATTTGATCACAACAATTCATCAATACGGAGTTACAAAAGATTCTGTTGAGAATTTATGCAATGGTCTGAATAGGAGACCAACAACAATCTTAATCCCTTGTCTCTTTGAAGAATTTAAAAGGCCAGCATTAATGCAAACAAGAGATGTACTTCAAAATCTCAAAGGATTAAATGAACTTATAATCGCATTGTCAGCCAAATCAGCCAACGAAGTTCAAGAGGCTAAGGCGTTTTTCTCATCAATGCCTTTCCCAGTTCACGTTCAATGGACTAATTCCCCTGCAGTTATTGAGCTTCTTAAAAGGCAAGAGAAGAATGGCCTTGACCTATTAGGTACCCCTGGGAAAGGTTGGGCTGTTTGGCAAGGCATTGGCCTTGCTACTAGGAATTCAGAGGTGGTGGCCCTTTTTGATGCAGACATCAGAACATTTACAGATTCTTATCCAATAAGAATGCTTCAGCCATTATTAGAACCTTCTCATGGGATCTCATACGTAAAAGCCTTTTATAGCCGTTTATCCTTAGACTCAAATGCACTTCAAGGAAGAGCTACTCGTCTTTTTGTAGGACCATTATTGACTTCACTTGAACAGATTTTTGGGCATGGTGGGTTTCTTCAATATCTCCAAGCTTTTAGATATCCATTGGCAGGGGAATTTGCTTTCACTAGAGATCTAGGAATGAATTTAAGGATCCCATGTGATTGGGGATTGGAGATTGGTCTCCTTTCTGAGGTTTATAGGAATGTAAGAATATCAAGAATTGCTCAGGTAGATCTAGGTTTATTTGATCACAAGCATAAAGAAATCGGCAAGAATCCAAATGAAGGGCTTCAAAGAATGTGCTCAGAAATTTTAACTAATGTATTAAAAGGGTTAATGGAACACCAAGCACAATCTCTAACTAGATCTCAAATTTCGACACTACAGGTTTTATATAAAAGAGTTGGTCAAGATAGAGTTAAACAATTTGGATTAGATTCAGCAGTTAATAATATTCCATATGATAGGCATGAAGAAGAATTAGCTGTTCAGAAATTTTCTAAGATATTAAAGCCCTCTATAGTTAACTTCCTAGATTGTCCAGAAACCAAACAGCTACCTTGCTGGGCTAGGGTTTTATCTTGTGAAAACAACCTTCAGAATGATCTGGCTGAAGCTGGTGTATCAGTGAAAAAATAG
- a CDS encoding alpha-amylase family glycosyl hydrolase has protein sequence MTGLETQLDELSCLLKTIYKDHSAEEFDYMWSQLLQILEANIDIRLEVSEKKTSRWDASTAVLITYADGVVSQNNPSLALLEEILDKYLGGFASIIHLLPFLCSTSDGGFAVSSYEKIEKRFGSWEDLRNLSLKHIIMADLVLNHVSASHLWVQQFKTLKEPGRRYILAPLSEHDWGNVVRARNTSLFTSISTDNGQKKVWTTFGPDQIDINWREPQVLIEFLILIARYFKHGIRWLRLDAIGFIWKEPSTTCLHMKEVHLLVRSLRIIIQILKESSVLITETNVPEKENLSYLQSGDEAHLAYNFPLPPLLLESLISNKADLINYWLSSWPDLPKDTGFLNFTASHDGVGLRALEGIMDQNRLHNLLIACEKRGGLISHRRMPNGEDIPYELNISWWSAMADTGINATYLQFERFLLSQLFVMALKGVPAFYLQAVLASENDVNSFVKSGERRDLNRERFNFESLDNVLKDSQSPASKNIKALKHAMNVRSRLEAFHPEQPMMCMSNGRSDFVLICRGKDQSRVWALHNMTNKKLSFPFDELLKADKGSNCYFFDALNEVKCLDNYIESRPYAVHWLVQKK, from the coding sequence GTGACAGGTCTTGAAACGCAACTAGATGAACTCAGTTGCTTGTTGAAAACAATTTACAAGGATCATTCTGCAGAAGAATTTGATTATATGTGGTCGCAATTACTGCAGATTCTAGAAGCCAATATTGATATTAGACTGGAGGTGTCCGAAAAAAAAACATCTAGGTGGGACGCTTCAACTGCAGTTTTAATTACATATGCAGATGGAGTGGTTTCCCAAAACAACCCTTCATTGGCATTACTTGAAGAAATACTTGATAAGTATCTTGGGGGATTTGCATCTATAATTCACCTCCTACCATTTCTTTGCTCTACAAGTGATGGCGGATTTGCAGTTTCAAGTTATGAAAAAATAGAAAAGAGATTTGGATCTTGGGAAGACCTGAGAAATCTATCCTTGAAACACATAATTATGGCTGATTTGGTTCTAAATCATGTATCAGCATCACATCTCTGGGTTCAGCAATTTAAGACTTTAAAGGAGCCAGGAAGGAGATATATATTAGCCCCTTTAAGTGAACATGATTGGGGAAATGTTGTTAGAGCAAGGAATACATCTTTGTTTACTAGCATTTCTACTGATAATGGACAAAAAAAAGTATGGACTACATTTGGGCCAGATCAAATTGATATAAACTGGAGGGAACCACAAGTTTTAATAGAGTTTTTAATTTTAATTGCTAGATATTTTAAGCACGGAATTAGATGGTTACGATTAGATGCAATTGGTTTTATATGGAAAGAACCTTCAACAACATGTCTGCATATGAAAGAAGTACATCTATTAGTAAGATCATTAAGGATAATTATTCAAATCTTAAAAGAATCATCTGTTCTTATTACAGAGACTAATGTGCCTGAGAAGGAAAATCTTTCATATCTTCAATCAGGGGATGAGGCTCATTTGGCTTATAACTTTCCTTTGCCTCCCCTTTTATTAGAATCTTTAATTAGTAATAAGGCTGATTTAATTAACTATTGGCTTTCTTCATGGCCTGATCTACCAAAAGACACTGGATTTTTGAATTTCACAGCTTCTCATGACGGAGTTGGATTAAGGGCTTTAGAAGGAATAATGGATCAGAATAGATTACACAATTTGTTAATAGCTTGTGAGAAAAGAGGTGGTCTTATTAGTCATAGGAGGATGCCTAATGGTGAAGATATTCCTTATGAATTAAATATAAGTTGGTGGAGTGCAATGGCAGATACTGGAATTAATGCAACTTACTTACAATTTGAGCGATTTTTATTAAGCCAATTGTTTGTTATGGCTTTAAAAGGCGTTCCCGCATTTTACTTACAGGCAGTATTGGCTTCTGAAAATGACGTTAATAGTTTTGTCAAATCTGGAGAAAGGAGAGACTTAAACCGTGAAAGATTTAACTTTGAGAGTTTAGATAATGTTTTAAAAGACTCCCAATCCCCTGCAAGTAAAAATATTAAAGCTTTAAAGCATGCAATGAATGTTAGGAGTCGCTTAGAAGCTTTTCATCCAGAACAACCGATGATGTGTATGAGCAATGGACGTAGTGATTTTGTACTTATTTGTCGTGGCAAAGATCAATCTCGAGTTTGGGCATTACATAATATGACTAATAAAAAGCTATCTTTTCCTTTTGACGAACTCTTGAAAGCTGATAAAGGAAGCAACTGTTATTTCTTTGATGCTTTGAATGAGGTTAAATGTCTTGATAATTATATCGAGTCTAGGCCTTATGCTGTGCATTGGCTGGTTCAAAAAAAATGA
- the yedP gene encoding mannosyl-3-phosphoglycerate phosphatase-related protein YedP, which translates to MKKPLDLTQEQWWIVTDIDGTLMNHKYEFIEAIPTIKWLKEIGIPIIPCTSKTASEVRVLRKTIGLNDPFIVENGGAIYGQTESSGEEWKLVLGKSYDDLRAKLSLISSELGYKLTPLNDLTDKEINQLTGLTGLSIQLALQREWSVPFLNPPESDREKIIEIALKLGTTIYKGNRMSHLLAKGSHKGRAVTELKKFLNQPDAKVIALGDSQNDLPLLEVADIAVVVPGGKGVNPWLKTGVDNGQFLLAPAPHSEGWALAIRDLFEGTSNISYEF; encoded by the coding sequence ATGAAGAAACCTTTAGATTTAACACAAGAACAATGGTGGATTGTAACTGATATAGATGGAACCTTGATGAATCATAAATATGAATTTATAGAGGCTATCCCTACAATTAAATGGTTGAAAGAAATAGGAATTCCAATAATCCCTTGTACTAGTAAAACAGCTTCTGAGGTAAGGGTTTTGCGTAAAACAATTGGATTAAATGATCCTTTTATAGTAGAAAATGGTGGCGCTATTTATGGTCAGACTGAATCTTCGGGAGAGGAGTGGAAGCTTGTTTTAGGTAAAAGCTATGATGATTTAAGAGCCAAGTTGAGTTTAATATCTTCAGAGCTTGGTTATAAGTTAACACCCTTAAATGATTTAACTGATAAGGAGATTAATCAACTTACAGGCTTAACTGGTTTGTCTATTCAATTAGCTCTTCAAAGAGAGTGGAGTGTTCCATTTTTAAATCCTCCAGAATCTGATAGAGAGAAGATTATTGAAATTGCTTTAAAACTTGGAACTACAATTTATAAGGGCAATCGTATGAGCCATTTGCTGGCCAAAGGAAGCCATAAAGGCAGGGCTGTGACTGAATTGAAAAAATTTCTTAATCAGCCAGACGCTAAAGTAATAGCATTAGGTGACTCTCAAAATGATCTACCTTTATTAGAAGTAGCTGATATAGCTGTTGTTGTCCCAGGTGGGAAAGGTGTTAATCCTTGGTTAAAAACTGGAGTAGATAATGGACAGTTTCTTTTGGCACCAGCCCCTCATTCTGAGGGGTGGGCTTTAGCCATTAGAGATTTATTTGAAGGCACATCTAATATCAGTTATGAGTTCTAA
- a CDS encoding uridine kinase — translation MSSNFSLEVNKKKNNTLPWEQSKHPDILFPLVGLQSLLAEMDWESSEWIKYWLEKNGGNLAYSSWASGVKSDWIWGLGLPFISDLKRFSSFDSERRLFGLSALPGCGKTTLGKWLESAAKELNFSLKVISLDDFYLPGDEMELAMKNNPWNVPRGLPGSHSLSVLEECLGKWLSTGFLEAPQFDKSLRGGLGDRSSWIKTTPELLVLEGWFLGCHPEELISNEIENEDIRHLRITADEKEYRKKVQKLLFNYLPIWQKIDRLWHIKIDNFSSSFKWKIEQEKRMLASKGAALQGEKLTDFIRMIQASIPQRSLMNIDSDVTIEINNSRQILNIASKDRKLN, via the coding sequence ATGAGTTCTAATTTCTCTCTTGAAGTAAATAAGAAGAAAAATAATACATTGCCATGGGAACAGTCGAAACATCCTGATATTTTGTTCCCACTTGTTGGTCTTCAGTCTCTTTTGGCAGAAATGGATTGGGAGTCATCTGAATGGATTAAATATTGGCTTGAGAAAAATGGAGGAAACTTGGCCTATTCCTCTTGGGCCTCTGGGGTTAAATCTGACTGGATTTGGGGTTTGGGATTGCCATTTATTTCAGATCTCAAACGATTCTCTTCTTTTGATTCTGAAAGAAGATTGTTTGGTCTCTCTGCATTACCTGGATGTGGAAAAACCACCCTTGGTAAATGGTTGGAATCAGCTGCTAAAGAATTAAATTTTTCATTGAAGGTTATATCTTTAGACGATTTTTATTTACCTGGTGATGAGATGGAATTAGCAATGAAAAATAATCCTTGGAATGTTCCTAGAGGATTGCCTGGAAGTCATTCACTTTCTGTTTTAGAGGAATGTCTTGGCAAATGGCTTTCAACAGGATTTTTAGAAGCCCCTCAATTTGATAAATCTTTGAGGGGGGGGTTAGGAGATAGATCCTCTTGGATCAAAACTACTCCAGAACTTTTAGTTTTAGAAGGATGGTTTTTAGGATGCCATCCTGAAGAATTGATCTCTAATGAGATTGAAAACGAGGATATAAGGCACTTGCGAATAACAGCAGATGAGAAGGAATATAGAAAAAAAGTTCAGAAATTACTCTTTAATTACCTTCCTATTTGGCAGAAAATAGATCGATTGTGGCATATAAAAATCGATAACTTCTCATCATCATTTAAATGGAAGATAGAACAAGAAAAGCGTATGCTTGCATCTAAGGGAGCTGCTTTGCAAGGTGAAAAGTTAACCGATTTTATTAGGATGATACAAGCATCTATACCACAAAGAAGCCTTATGAATATTGACTCTGATGTGACTATAGAAATCAACAACTCAAGGCAAATTCTTAACATTGCTTCTAAAGATAGGAAGTTGAATTAG
- a CDS encoding DUF1830 domain-containing protein — protein MIDFSYCNESTRMVVLRCIGNNNFFLERVLFPAEVIVFSAPEDAKVEIWGNELYGPKLEQRMRVSSFLHAPPMAA, from the coding sequence ATGATTGATTTTTCTTACTGCAATGAAAGTACAAGAATGGTTGTTCTTAGGTGTATTGGGAATAATAATTTTTTCTTGGAAAGAGTTCTTTTCCCAGCGGAAGTAATTGTTTTCTCAGCCCCAGAGGACGCTAAGGTGGAAATTTGGGGAAATGAACTCTATGGCCCTAAACTTGAACAGAGAATGAGAGTCTCAAGCTTTCTTCATGCTCCTCCGATGGCAGCTTAA
- a CDS encoding GIY-YIG nuclease family protein, which translates to MDSYVYLIRNGDLYNIGTSNNLEKVKELLIPGVLYASLKSKQSTSICSNLHTRYSEVRLPETNYFKLNNSQLLECQLIMKGDGSSTYFQPIFKGKLLILTFLIAWLSISLCFIRLGIDPILNKFLN; encoded by the coding sequence ATGGATTCTTATGTTTATCTAATACGGAATGGTGATCTATATAATATAGGCACAAGTAATAATTTAGAAAAGGTGAAAGAACTTTTAATCCCAGGAGTTTTGTATGCCTCGTTAAAAAGCAAGCAATCTACTTCTATCTGTTCAAATCTTCATACAAGATACTCTGAGGTTAGATTGCCCGAAACTAATTATTTCAAATTAAATAACTCCCAATTGCTAGAGTGCCAATTAATTATGAAGGGTGATGGCTCAAGTACTTACTTTCAACCTATTTTCAAGGGTAAGCTTTTAATTCTAACTTTTCTTATTGCTTGGCTATCTATCTCTTTATGTTTTATTAGGCTTGGTATTGACCCGATACTTAATAAATTCTTGAATTAG
- a CDS encoding undecaprenyl-diphosphate phosphatase, producing MYFFIFTEINTPLVFVEQCWQYLFLGLIQGLTEFLPISSTAHLFVLPLLLGWDAPGVSVTASLQLGSIIAVITYFRSDLSHLGRAMSKALYQNHWKDPSANLLLSIFLGTLPIIAFGMIVKLFWLDYESSFVRSIPSIAIVSILMGILLYLAEIVGMRLKTIENLKISDGILIGFSQCLALIPGVSRSGITITTALMAGYERKSAARFSFLLGIPAISIAGLVELKEAFASFELAHAFPLLLGISASALSSFFAIDFLMKFLQKQSMMIFSVYRLLFGILLLGWYY from the coding sequence ATGTATTTTTTTATTTTTACTGAAATCAATACCCCTTTAGTTTTTGTTGAGCAATGTTGGCAGTACCTTTTCCTTGGATTAATTCAAGGTCTCACAGAGTTTTTGCCTATTAGCAGTACTGCACATCTTTTTGTTTTGCCTTTATTGTTGGGGTGGGATGCCCCTGGGGTTTCTGTTACGGCATCTCTTCAGCTTGGAAGCATAATTGCTGTAATTACTTATTTTCGCTCTGATCTTTCCCATCTTGGCAGAGCGATGTCCAAGGCTCTTTATCAAAATCATTGGAAAGATCCAAGTGCCAACCTTCTTTTATCCATCTTTTTAGGAACATTACCGATTATTGCCTTTGGAATGATAGTTAAGTTGTTTTGGCTTGATTATGAATCTTCTTTCGTTAGATCTATTCCGTCTATTGCCATAGTTTCAATTCTTATGGGCATTCTGCTTTATTTAGCAGAGATTGTGGGAATGCGATTGAAAACGATTGAAAACCTGAAAATTTCCGATGGAATTTTAATTGGCTTTTCTCAGTGTTTAGCTTTGATACCAGGAGTTTCAAGATCAGGTATAACTATTACCACTGCTTTGATGGCTGGATATGAACGTAAATCTGCGGCTAGATTTTCGTTCCTTTTAGGGATACCAGCGATTAGTATAGCTGGCTTAGTTGAACTGAAGGAAGCATTTGCTTCATTTGAATTGGCCCATGCTTTCCCGTTGCTTTTAGGTATTAGTGCTTCTGCACTCTCTTCTTTTTTTGCGATTGATTTCTTAATGAAATTCCTTCAGAAACAAAGCATGATGATTTTTAGTGTTTATAGATTGTTATTCGGCATCTTATTGTTAGGTTGGTATTATTAA
- a CDS encoding iron uptake porin: MKLFQQLLVAPAALGLLAPFAANAAEVNIKELANYASPKSSVVTTSQFSDVVPGDWAYTALKNLSDSYGCVDNGYAQNLNSGKALTRYEAAALINSCLDSGLISSELNSDATRLSNEFGTEMAILKGRIDGLEYKVKELSAGQFSSSTKMSGGAVFTTGAIDSRPTSNNNKITTEYNFTLDLNTSFSGSDNLYAQLVQGNQDELVLDSAENASSLQVGSLFYSFPVGDFQVYAGPLLDQDDVISATTSDYSGAFRLATMPWGEVGTTGSGAAVSWANDGGFNASFSAISPTGSGDTSTSGMFTAATADVYTVSVGYDTDYYGGGVVFTDDDTDSSYGAGVYWRPDGFPSISVTFDRLHKSNGTTDSTDLLVGLDYPFGPGTLSTAWQERDTAGVVTNNYEVYYNYPVSDGISIQGGWFFEGDATADTLNPTPDTSGYIVETFFSF; encoded by the coding sequence ATGAAGCTTTTCCAGCAATTGCTGGTAGCTCCTGCTGCTTTAGGTCTTTTGGCCCCTTTCGCTGCAAATGCAGCTGAGGTTAATATCAAGGAATTAGCAAACTATGCTTCTCCTAAATCATCAGTAGTTACTACATCTCAATTCTCTGACGTTGTTCCTGGAGATTGGGCATATACAGCTCTTAAGAATCTTAGTGATAGCTATGGCTGCGTAGACAATGGCTATGCTCAAAATCTAAACAGCGGAAAAGCTCTAACTCGCTATGAAGCTGCTGCACTTATTAACTCATGCTTGGATAGTGGCTTAATTTCTTCTGAATTAAACTCAGATGCCACTCGCCTTAGCAATGAATTTGGCACAGAAATGGCAATCTTAAAAGGACGGATTGATGGACTTGAGTACAAAGTTAAAGAACTTAGTGCTGGCCAGTTCTCATCATCTACCAAGATGTCTGGAGGTGCTGTATTTACAACTGGTGCGATTGACTCACGCCCGACGTCAAATAACAACAAGATAACTACAGAGTATAACTTCACTCTTGACCTGAATACTAGTTTCAGCGGCTCAGATAACCTCTACGCTCAATTAGTTCAAGGTAACCAAGATGAACTTGTTTTAGATAGTGCCGAAAATGCGTCCAGCCTTCAAGTCGGATCACTTTTCTATTCATTCCCAGTAGGTGATTTCCAGGTATATGCCGGTCCATTACTTGATCAAGATGATGTAATCTCCGCAACCACTTCCGATTACTCAGGAGCATTCCGCTTAGCAACAATGCCTTGGGGTGAAGTGGGAACAACAGGTTCCGGTGCTGCTGTTTCTTGGGCAAATGACGGCGGTTTCAACGCTTCATTCTCTGCCATTTCTCCTACTGGTTCTGGAGACACTTCTACTAGCGGAATGTTTACAGCAGCGACTGCAGACGTCTACACGGTTTCAGTAGGTTATGACACTGACTATTATGGTGGTGGAGTAGTCTTTACTGACGATGACACTGACTCTAGCTATGGAGCAGGTGTCTACTGGAGGCCAGATGGTTTCCCTAGCATCAGTGTTACATTCGACCGTTTACATAAGAGTAACGGAACTACCGACTCCACTGACCTCTTGGTAGGACTTGATTACCCATTTGGCCCTGGAACACTAAGTACCGCATGGCAAGAGAGAGATACCGCAGGCGTAGTAACAAACAACTATGAGGTTTACTACAACTATCCTGTATCTGATGGCATATCCATCCAAGGAGGTTGGTTCTTCGAAGGAGACGCAACAGCTGATACTTTGAACCCAACTCCAGATACATCAGGTTACATAGTAGAAACATTCTTTAGCTTCTAA
- the msrA gene encoding peptide-methionine (S)-S-oxide reductase MsrA, with amino-acid sequence MFPSWLNPKKTQPKTFKKDQIKHFVLESIINLPPQESEDEIYFGCGCFWGAEKCFWKLPGVKTTAVGYAGGSTENPTYREVCSGNTQHAEVVRVVWNKTQIDISDLLKMFWECHDPTQLNRQGNDTGTQYRSVIYTTREEHSKIASNSLDCYQKLLEINGFGQITTQIEERKLFYYAENYHQQYLAKPGNRPYCSAMPTNVSLGDFNGANYKLSTEVWDNFDWTVSHCVLRSSNSPINN; translated from the coding sequence ATGTTTCCTAGTTGGTTAAACCCCAAAAAAACTCAACCAAAGACTTTCAAAAAAGATCAAATTAAACATTTCGTCTTAGAAAGCATTATTAATCTGCCACCTCAAGAGAGTGAAGATGAGATCTATTTTGGATGTGGATGCTTCTGGGGTGCGGAAAAGTGCTTTTGGAAATTACCTGGTGTAAAAACAACTGCAGTTGGCTATGCAGGTGGAAGTACTGAGAATCCTACTTACAGAGAAGTTTGCTCTGGGAATACTCAACACGCTGAAGTGGTTCGAGTTGTATGGAATAAAACGCAAATTGATATAAGTGATCTACTAAAAATGTTTTGGGAATGCCATGATCCAACGCAACTAAATAGACAAGGAAATGATACAGGAACACAATACAGATCTGTGATTTATACAACGAGAGAAGAACATTCTAAGATTGCTTCTAATAGCCTTGATTGTTATCAAAAGCTATTAGAAATAAATGGATTTGGTCAAATCACAACCCAAATTGAAGAGAGAAAATTATTTTATTATGCAGAGAATTATCATCAACAATACCTAGCAAAACCAGGAAACAGACCTTACTGTTCAGCAATGCCAACGAACGTTTCCTTAGGTGATTTTAATGGTGCAAATTATAAACTTAGCACTGAAGTCTGGGATAATTTCGACTGGACAGTTTCTCATTGCGTACTTAGAAGTAGTAATAGCCCCATAAATAATTGA
- a CDS encoding ABC transporter ATP-binding protein: MKALRIDLINRYLKPHRRTLLLGALSLVIVNILSVIIPFEVRKIIDALQEGFTFNDVLKQSAWIISLATVMAFIRLISRQLVFGVGRQVEVDLRQRLFDHMLIQDPGWVQEIGSGEVITRATSDIENIRRLLGFAILSLTNTFLAYAFTVPAMLAINPWLTLASISLYPIMLGVVRLFGGRMVNQRKRQQEALSSLSELIQEDLSGISAIKIYGQEDAEGKAFSKLNKEYKNAAINLARTASTLFPLLQGISSISLLLILALGSGLIETGSLTIGGLIALILYVERLVFPTALLGFTLNTFQLGQVSLERVEELLTNTPSIQDNSGSKEFTSTVKGKLEAKGLCISYEDSQTEILKDLNFVINAGELVAIVGPVGCGKTTLARALGRMINVPKQQLFIDNYDIVDIKLDELRKNIAFVPQEGYLFTDTLQNNLRYGDPNASIEEVRSSASQARLNEDIKGFPDGFKTLVGERGITLSGGQRQRTALGRALLINAPIIVLDDALASVDNKTAASILASIREQTNRTILMISHQLSAAAACDRILVLNQGKLEQEGKHEDLIKSDGIYKKLWEREQATEGIG; this comes from the coding sequence ATGAAAGCACTTAGGATTGATCTAATAAATAGATATTTAAAACCTCATAGAAGAACATTGCTCCTTGGAGCACTAAGCCTAGTAATTGTAAATATTTTAAGCGTTATAATTCCATTTGAAGTTCGTAAAATCATAGATGCTTTACAAGAAGGGTTCACTTTTAACGATGTACTAAAACAATCAGCATGGATTATATCCCTAGCAACAGTGATGGCATTTATTCGACTTATTTCACGTCAACTTGTTTTTGGGGTTGGTAGGCAAGTAGAAGTTGATCTTAGGCAGCGCCTATTTGATCACATGCTGATACAAGACCCAGGATGGGTTCAAGAAATTGGCAGTGGTGAAGTTATTACAAGAGCTACTAGTGACATAGAAAACATTAGGCGCCTACTTGGATTCGCAATTTTAAGTCTCACCAACACATTCTTAGCATATGCCTTTACTGTCCCAGCAATGCTTGCCATCAATCCATGGTTAACGTTAGCCTCAATATCTCTTTATCCAATAATGCTTGGCGTTGTTCGCCTCTTCGGAGGCAGAATGGTTAACCAAAGGAAGCGTCAACAAGAAGCTCTTTCTAGCCTGAGTGAACTAATCCAAGAAGATCTATCAGGTATTAGCGCTATAAAAATCTATGGCCAAGAAGATGCAGAAGGAAAAGCTTTTTCTAAATTAAATAAGGAATATAAGAATGCCGCTATAAATTTAGCAAGAACAGCCAGTACTTTATTTCCTCTCCTACAAGGTATTTCATCGATATCTTTACTTTTAATTCTTGCGCTAGGAAGTGGTCTGATTGAAACAGGCTCACTAACTATTGGGGGATTAATCGCACTAATACTCTATGTTGAAAGGTTAGTTTTCCCGACAGCACTACTAGGTTTTACCTTAAACACTTTTCAATTGGGGCAAGTAAGTCTTGAGAGAGTAGAAGAGTTATTAACAAATACCCCTAGTATTCAAGATAACTCTGGAAGCAAAGAATTCACATCAACAGTAAAAGGAAAATTAGAAGCCAAAGGACTTTGTATTAGTTATGAAGATAGCCAAACAGAAATTTTAAAAGACCTAAATTTTGTAATTAATGCAGGGGAACTAGTAGCGATTGTTGGTCCAGTCGGGTGTGGTAAAACGACTCTTGCTAGAGCATTAGGCAGAATGATTAATGTTCCTAAACAACAACTATTTATAGACAACTATGACATAGTAGATATAAAGCTTGATGAGCTTCGAAAAAACATAGCCTTTGTCCCTCAGGAAGGTTATTTATTTACAGATACATTACAAAACAATTTGAGATACGGCGATCCAAATGCATCAATAGAAGAAGTTAGATCCTCTGCTTCGCAAGCAAGGCTTAACGAAGACATCAAAGGCTTTCCCGACGGCTTTAAAACACTCGTAGGAGAGCGAGGGATAACTCTAAGTGGTGGCCAGAGACAAAGGACAGCTTTAGGGAGAGCCTTATTGATTAATGCACCAATAATTGTTCTTGATGATGCATTGGCCAGCGTTGACAACAAAACAGCAGCTTCCATACTGGCATCAATTAGGGAACAAACTAATAGAACAATATTGATGATTAGTCATCAACTTTCTGCTGCCGCTGCATGTGATCGAATATTAGTTTTAAATCAAGGGAAGCTTGAACAAGAAGGCAAGCATGAAGATCTAATTAAAAGTGATGGGATTTATAAAAAACTCTGGGAAAGAGAACAAGCGACAGAAGGAATAGGTTAA
- a CDS encoding DUF3288 family protein: MEGQNHPLYSIDRDHVNRLLATNVPNDEDLIDLARLMMRYEGFPGADDLQMDMRKTLKLWGITKEELNASTRKIWIKGYRPGASSETMMGSGFDTTEKS; this comes from the coding sequence ATGGAAGGACAGAATCATCCTTTGTATTCTATTGATCGCGATCATGTCAATCGTTTACTAGCTACAAATGTTCCTAATGATGAGGATTTGATTGATTTGGCTAGATTGATGATGAGGTATGAAGGATTTCCAGGAGCTGATGATCTTCAAATGGACATGCGAAAAACATTGAAATTATGGGGAATAACAAAAGAAGAACTCAATGCCAGTACTCGGAAAATATGGATAAAAGGGTATAGGCCTGGTGCTTCTTCGGAAACAATGATGGGATCAGGTTTTGATACGACAGAAAAATCTTAG